Proteins found in one Corynebacterium freneyi genomic segment:
- the murA gene encoding UDP-N-acetylglucosamine 1-carboxyvinyltransferase, whose amino-acid sequence MANERFLVKGGARLSGQVRVSGAKNSVLKLMGAALLAEGTTVLTNCPAIDDVPLMQKVLEGLGCTVEREGDVVRIDTPAELSPQADFDAVRQFRASVCVLGPLTARCRKAIVALPGGDAIGSRPLDMHQSGLEKLGARTYINHGCVVAEADGLTGGHISLDFPSVGATENILTAAVLAKGRTVLDNAAREPEIVDLCDMLVAMGARIQGAGSNTITVDGVEKLTPTQHEVVGDRIVAGTWAYAAAMTGGDVTVGGISPAHLHLALEKLKNAGAQVETYGSGFRVRMEGRAKAVNYQTLPFPGFPTDLQPMAIALAAVSEGVSVLTENVFESRFRFVDEMIRLGTDATVDGHHVMIRGKERLSSAPVWSSDIRAGAGLVLAGLCTEPGDVTEVHDVYHIDRGYPTFVETLNSLGADIERVR is encoded by the coding sequence GTGGCGAATGAACGATTCCTGGTCAAGGGCGGCGCGCGGCTGAGCGGACAGGTCCGCGTGTCCGGCGCGAAGAACTCCGTGCTCAAGTTGATGGGTGCGGCGCTGTTGGCGGAGGGCACCACGGTGCTGACAAACTGCCCGGCCATCGACGACGTGCCGCTCATGCAGAAGGTCCTCGAGGGGCTCGGGTGCACCGTCGAGCGCGAGGGCGACGTCGTGCGCATCGACACTCCAGCCGAGCTGTCGCCGCAGGCGGACTTCGACGCGGTGCGCCAGTTCCGCGCGTCTGTGTGCGTGCTCGGCCCGCTGACCGCGCGGTGCCGCAAGGCCATCGTCGCCCTGCCCGGCGGTGACGCCATCGGTTCGCGGCCGTTGGACATGCATCAGTCGGGTCTGGAGAAGCTCGGCGCCCGGACGTACATCAACCACGGGTGCGTCGTGGCCGAGGCCGATGGGCTCACCGGCGGGCACATTTCGTTGGACTTCCCGTCGGTCGGTGCCACGGAGAACATCCTCACCGCCGCCGTGCTCGCGAAGGGGCGCACGGTGCTGGACAACGCGGCGCGAGAGCCGGAGATCGTCGACCTGTGCGACATGCTCGTGGCCATGGGCGCCCGCATCCAGGGCGCCGGTTCGAACACCATCACCGTCGATGGGGTGGAGAAGCTGACCCCGACGCAGCATGAGGTCGTCGGCGACCGCATCGTCGCCGGCACGTGGGCGTACGCGGCGGCGATGACCGGCGGCGACGTCACCGTCGGCGGCATCAGCCCGGCTCACCTGCATCTGGCCCTGGAGAAGTTGAAGAACGCCGGGGCGCAGGTGGAGACCTACGGGTCGGGATTCCGCGTGCGCATGGAGGGCCGGGCGAAGGCCGTGAATTACCAGACCCTGCCGTTCCCGGGGTTCCCCACGGACCTGCAGCCCATGGCCATTGCGTTGGCGGCGGTGAGCGAGGGCGTCAGCGTGCTCACCGAGAACGTCTTCGAGTCCCGTTTCCGGTTCGTCGACGAGATGATTCGCCTGGGCACCGACGCGACCGTCGACGGCCACCACGTGATGATCCGCGGCAAGGAGCGTCTGAGTTCGGCTCCCGTGTGGTCGTCGGACATTCGCGCCGGCGCCGGATTGGTGCTGGCGGGATTGTGCACCGAGCCCGGCGACGTCACGGAGGTCCACGACGTCTATCACATCGATCGCGGCTACCCGACGTTCGTGGAGACGCTCAATTCGCTCGGCGCCGACATCGAGCGCGTGCGGTAG
- a CDS encoding cob(I)yrinic acid a,c-diamide adenosyltransferase — MSVHLTRIYTRTGDDGTTGLSDFSRVPKDDPRLEAYADCDEANAAIGQVLALGEPSEDIAAVLRHIQNDLFDAGADLATPIEADPEYPPLRITEDYVTQLERWCDSFNEDLPSLKSFILPGGTKAGALLHSARVVARRAERRAWTAVREFPDTTSPWPAKYLNRLSDLLFILSRVANDGDDVLWVPGGERGSDSSTQGNDDA; from the coding sequence ATGTCCGTTCACCTGACCCGCATTTACACCCGCACGGGCGACGACGGCACCACGGGCCTGTCCGATTTCAGCCGCGTCCCCAAAGACGACCCGCGCCTGGAGGCGTACGCCGATTGCGACGAAGCCAACGCGGCCATCGGCCAGGTCCTGGCGCTCGGCGAACCGTCCGAGGACATCGCCGCGGTGCTGCGCCACATCCAAAACGACCTTTTCGACGCCGGCGCCGACTTGGCCACCCCGATCGAAGCCGACCCGGAGTACCCGCCGCTGCGCATCACGGAGGACTACGTCACCCAGCTGGAGCGGTGGTGCGATTCCTTCAACGAGGACCTGCCGTCGCTGAAGTCCTTCATCCTCCCGGGCGGCACGAAGGCCGGCGCGCTGCTGCATTCGGCGCGCGTCGTCGCCCGCCGGGCGGAGCGCAGGGCCTGGACCGCGGTGCGCGAATTCCCGGACACCACGTCGCCATGGCCGGCGAAATACCTCAACCGGCTGTCCGACCTGCTGTTTATCCTCTCCCGCGTCGCCAACGACGGCGATGACGTGCTGTGGGTGCCGGGCGGCGAACGCGGATCCGACTCCTCCACCCAAGGCAACGACGACGCGTGA
- the ramA gene encoding acetate metabolism transcriptional regulator RamA, which yields MDPHRILDDDEVVKSSLVTLKNATGIPVTMYADVIDGGKMQISHWVGLRTPALHNLIVESGAGVGGRVMSTRRPVGVSDYLRAKVITHEYDQNIKDEGLHSLVAVPVIVARQVRGVLYAGVHSSVRLGDKVLEEVTMTARCLEQDLSVADACRNMDRASGGKGGRVMNGAEWEQVRSTHSKLRMLANRVDDEKLRQELEELCDQMVTPVRVKQTTKLSARELDVLACVALGHTNVEAAEEMGIGAETVKSYLRSVMRKLGAHTRYEAVNAARRIGALP from the coding sequence ATGGATCCCCACCGAATTCTGGACGACGACGAGGTAGTCAAGTCGTCTCTGGTCACCCTGAAGAACGCGACCGGGATCCCGGTGACCATGTACGCCGACGTGATCGACGGCGGAAAGATGCAGATCAGCCACTGGGTGGGGCTGCGCACCCCGGCGTTGCACAACCTCATCGTCGAATCCGGTGCCGGCGTCGGCGGCCGGGTGATGTCGACCCGCCGGCCCGTCGGCGTCAGCGACTACCTCCGGGCGAAGGTGATCACCCACGAGTACGACCAGAACATCAAGGACGAGGGCCTGCATTCCCTCGTCGCGGTGCCGGTCATCGTGGCCCGTCAGGTGCGCGGCGTGCTGTACGCGGGCGTGCATTCGTCGGTGCGGCTGGGCGACAAGGTGCTCGAGGAGGTCACCATGACCGCCCGCTGCCTGGAGCAGGATCTGTCGGTGGCCGACGCGTGCCGCAACATGGACCGAGCCTCCGGCGGCAAGGGCGGCCGCGTCATGAACGGCGCGGAGTGGGAGCAGGTGCGCTCCACCCATTCGAAGCTGCGCATGCTGGCCAACCGCGTCGACGACGAGAAGCTGCGCCAGGAGCTCGAGGAACTGTGCGACCAGATGGTCACGCCCGTGCGGGTGAAGCAGACCACGAAGCTGTCGGCCCGTGAGCTCGACGTCCTGGCCTGCGTGGCGTTGGGCCACACCAACGTCGAGGCGGCGGAGGAGATGGGCATCGGCGCCGAGACCGTGAAGTCCTACCTGCGGTCGGTGATGCGCAAGCTCGGCGCCCACACCCGCTATGAAGCCGTCAACGCCGCGCGTCGCATCGGCGCCCTGCCCTGA
- a CDS encoding enoyl-CoA hydratase: MSEGTYETILTSVEGRVATITLNRPKALNALNTTVMNELADAVEGFDRDHGIGAIVIIGSEKAFAAGADIKEMKDLSYKDVYLDDLFGGWDRLSRVRTPIISAVSGYALGGGCELAMMGDIILAADNAKFGQPEITLGVIPGMGGSQRLTKAVGKYKAMDLVLTGRMMDAEEAERSGLVSRILPLEGFAEEVAKIAEKVANMPLTASYIATDAVDRALETTLTEGIHYERRVFYSLFSTADKYEGMNAFADKRKPEWER; the protein is encoded by the coding sequence ATGTCCGAAGGCACCTACGAAACCATCCTGACCTCCGTCGAGGGGCGCGTGGCCACGATCACGCTGAACCGCCCGAAGGCGCTCAACGCGCTGAACACGACGGTGATGAACGAGCTGGCCGACGCGGTGGAGGGCTTCGACCGCGACCACGGCATCGGCGCCATCGTGATCATCGGCTCCGAGAAGGCTTTCGCCGCCGGCGCCGACATCAAGGAGATGAAGGACCTTTCGTACAAGGACGTCTACCTGGACGACCTTTTCGGCGGCTGGGATCGCCTGTCCCGCGTGCGCACGCCGATCATTTCCGCGGTGTCCGGCTACGCGCTGGGCGGCGGCTGCGAGCTGGCGATGATGGGCGACATCATCCTGGCCGCGGACAACGCCAAGTTCGGTCAGCCGGAGATCACCCTGGGCGTCATCCCCGGCATGGGCGGTTCGCAGCGCCTGACCAAGGCCGTGGGCAAGTACAAGGCCATGGATCTGGTGCTCACCGGCCGCATGATGGACGCGGAGGAAGCCGAGCGTTCGGGCCTGGTGTCGCGCATCCTGCCGTTGGAGGGCTTCGCCGAGGAAGTCGCGAAGATCGCGGAGAAGGTGGCGAACATGCCGCTGACCGCGTCCTACATCGCCACCGACGCCGTTGACCGCGCGCTGGAGACCACGCTGACCGAGGGCATCCACTACGAGCGCCGCGTGTTCTACTCGCTGTTCTCCACCGCCGACAAGTACGAGGGCATGAACGCCTTCGCGGACAAGCGCAAGCCCGAGTGGGAGCGCTGA
- the mmsB gene encoding 3-hydroxyisobutyrate dehydrogenase — translation MSTTDIRTVAVIGLGNMGGPMAVNLAKAGLDVHGSDPSPEARQTAADGGVTVHESAVDAVAAADAVVTMLPNGKIVGAVYDELLPVTPAGALFIDSSTIAVDDARELSARVAAAGHRHVDAPVSGGISGAAAGTLAFMVGGDEADVERARPVLEHMGRSIVHCGDSGAGQAAKVCNNMVLAVEQIAIGEAMLLGDKLGLTPEAFHEVVSNSTGACWALTVNCPVPGPVPTSPANNGFKPGFATALMDKDLGLAEHALDTAGTSAPMGRLARELYSRFLADGNGGLDFSAIIEQTRADGAASDERN, via the coding sequence ATGAGCACCACCGACATCCGCACCGTGGCCGTCATCGGCCTGGGCAACATGGGCGGCCCGATGGCCGTGAACCTGGCCAAGGCGGGCCTTGACGTCCATGGCTCCGATCCGTCGCCGGAGGCGCGCCAGACCGCCGCCGACGGAGGCGTGACCGTCCACGAATCCGCCGTCGACGCGGTTGCGGCGGCCGACGCCGTGGTGACGATGCTGCCGAACGGGAAGATCGTCGGCGCCGTCTACGACGAGCTGCTGCCGGTCACGCCGGCCGGGGCGCTGTTCATCGATTCGTCGACGATCGCCGTCGACGACGCCCGGGAGCTGTCCGCCCGCGTCGCGGCGGCCGGCCACCGGCACGTCGACGCCCCGGTGTCCGGGGGAATCTCGGGCGCGGCGGCGGGCACGTTGGCCTTCATGGTCGGCGGCGACGAGGCCGACGTCGAGCGCGCCCGCCCGGTCCTCGAGCACATGGGCCGTTCCATCGTGCACTGCGGCGACTCCGGCGCCGGTCAGGCCGCGAAGGTGTGCAACAACATGGTCCTGGCCGTCGAACAGATCGCCATCGGCGAGGCGATGTTGCTCGGCGATAAGCTGGGCCTGACCCCGGAGGCGTTCCACGAGGTCGTCTCCAACTCCACCGGCGCCTGCTGGGCGTTGACGGTCAACTGCCCGGTTCCGGGTCCGGTGCCGACGTCGCCGGCGAACAACGGTTTCAAGCCGGGCTTCGCCACCGCCCTGATGGACAAGGACCTCGGCCTGGCCGAGCACGCCCTGGACACCGCCGGCACCTCGGCGCCGATGGGGCGGCTGGCCCGCGAGCTCTACTCGCGATTCCTGGCGGACGGCAACGGCGGCCTGGACTTTTCTGCCATCATTGAACAGACCCGGGCCGATGGCGCGGCCTCCGACGAAAGGAACTAG
- a CDS encoding acyl-CoA dehydrogenase family protein has protein sequence MTWITEDQKMLADTIDAYVAKHIAPYAAEWDANHHFPVDEMRGLAELGVGALYCSEDHGGTGLTRSDGVVVFNRIARGCPVTSAFLSIHNMVTWMVDEFGTEEQRAEFVPRLASMEVLGSYCLTEPDAGSDAASLSTRAVKDGDEWVLDGVKQFISGAGASDVYLVMARTGAEGAKGISAFLVDKGTPGLSFGPNEKKMGWRNQPTAQVMFDGVRIPADRLIGGEGGLGKGFTMAMRGLNGGRINIAACALGGAEFAFGRAVSYLRDRKAFGGTLIDNDALRHRIADMAAGLQSSRLMLSHAANALDTKAPGYPEACAMAKLHVTETCFHVADEALQLHGGYGYLEEYDVERIVRDLRVMRILEGTNEIMRMMLGRAAAKGALTF, from the coding sequence ATGACCTGGATCACCGAAGACCAGAAGATGCTCGCCGACACCATCGACGCGTACGTGGCCAAGCACATTGCGCCGTACGCCGCCGAGTGGGACGCGAACCACCATTTCCCCGTCGACGAGATGCGCGGCCTGGCCGAGCTCGGCGTCGGCGCCCTCTACTGCTCCGAGGACCACGGAGGCACGGGGCTGACCCGTTCCGACGGCGTGGTGGTGTTCAACCGCATCGCCCGCGGCTGCCCGGTGACGTCGGCGTTCCTGTCGATCCACAACATGGTGACGTGGATGGTCGACGAGTTCGGCACCGAGGAGCAGCGCGCGGAGTTCGTTCCGCGGTTGGCGTCGATGGAGGTTTTGGGTTCGTACTGCCTCACCGAGCCCGACGCCGGTTCCGATGCGGCGTCGCTGTCGACGCGCGCGGTCAAGGACGGTGACGAGTGGGTGCTCGACGGCGTGAAGCAGTTCATCTCCGGTGCCGGCGCCTCGGACGTCTACCTGGTCATGGCCCGCACGGGCGCCGAGGGCGCGAAGGGCATCTCGGCGTTCCTGGTGGACAAGGGCACCCCGGGCCTGTCCTTCGGCCCGAACGAGAAGAAGATGGGCTGGCGCAATCAGCCGACCGCGCAGGTCATGTTCGACGGGGTGCGCATCCCGGCCGACCGCCTCATCGGCGGCGAGGGGGGCCTGGGCAAGGGCTTCACCATGGCGATGCGGGGTCTCAACGGCGGCCGCATCAACATCGCGGCCTGTGCGTTGGGCGGCGCGGAGTTCGCCTTCGGCCGCGCGGTGTCCTACCTGCGGGACCGCAAGGCGTTCGGCGGCACGCTCATCGACAATGATGCGCTGCGCCACCGCATCGCCGACATGGCAGCGGGCCTGCAGTCGTCGCGTCTGATGCTGTCGCATGCGGCCAATGCGCTGGACACGAAGGCCCCGGGGTACCCGGAGGCGTGCGCGATGGCGAAGCTGCACGTCACCGAGACGTGTTTCCACGTCGCCGACGAGGCCCTGCAGTTGCACGGCGGCTACGGCTACCTGGAGGAGTACGACGTCGAGCGCATCGTCCGCGATCTGCGCGTCATGCGGATCCTCGAGGGCACCAACGAAATCATGCGCATGATGCTCGGTCGCGCCGCCGCCAAGGGCGCGCTGACCTTCTAG